In Ochotona princeps isolate mOchPri1 unplaced genomic scaffold, mOchPri1.hap1 HAP1_SCAFFOLD_170, whole genome shotgun sequence, a single genomic region encodes these proteins:
- the LOC101523885 gene encoding proto-oncogene vav yields the protein MELWRQCTHWLIQCRVLPPNHRVTWEGAQVCELAQALRDGVLLCQLLNNLLPHAINLRDVNLRPQMSQFLCLKNIRTFLSTCCDKFGLKRSDLFEAFDLFDVQDFGKVIYTLSALSWTEIAQNKGIVPFPIDEDSVGDEDIYSGLSDQIDDTVEEDEDLYDCVENEEAEGDEIYEDLMRTDPLPTPPKMTEYDKRCCCLREIQQTEEKYTDTLASIQQHFLKPLQRFLKPQDIEIIFVNIEDLLRVHTHFLKEMKDALASPAASNLYQVFIKYKERFLVYGRYCSQVESASKHLDQVAAAREDVQMKLEECSQRANNGRFTLRDLLMVPMQRVLKYHLLLQELVKHTQDTTEKENLRLALDAMRDLAQCVNEVKRDNETLRQITNFQLSIENLDQSLAHYGRPKMDGELKITSVERRSKMDRYAFLLDKALLICKRRGDSYDLKDFVNLHSFQVRDDSSGERENKKWSHMFLLIEDQGAQGYELFFKTREMKKKWMEQFEMAISNIYPENATANGHDFQMFSFEETTSCKACQMLLRGTFYQGYRCHRCRAPAHKECLGRVPPCGRHGQDFTGTLKKDKLHRRAQEKKRSELGLPKMEVFQEYFGLPPPPGAFGPFLQLGLGDIVELTKAEAEQSWWEGRNTATNEVGWFPCNRVKPYVHGPPQDLSVHLWYAGPMERAGAESILTNRSDGTFLVRQRVKDAAEFAISIKCNVEVKHIKIMTAEGLYRITEKKAFRGLTELVEFYQKNSLKDCFKSLDTTLQFPFKEPERRAISRPPAANTKYFGTAKARYDFCARDRSELSLKEGDIIKILNKKGQQGWWRGEIYGRIGWFPSNYVEEDYSEYC from the exons aTGGAACTGTGGCGTCAGTGTACCCACTGGCTGATCCAGTGTCGGGTGCTGCCACCCAACCACCGTGTGACCTGGGAGGGGGCTCAGGTGTGtgagctggcccaggccctgcGCGATGGCGTCTTGCTCTGCCAGCTGCTCAACAACCTATTGCCTCACGCCATCAACCTCCGTGATGTCAACCTGCGTCCCCAGATGTCCCAG ttCCTGTGTCTTAAGAATATCCGCACCTTCCTCTCCACCTGCTGCGACAAATTCGGCCTCAAGCGGAGCGACCTCTTTGAGGCGTTCGACCTGTTCGATGTGCAGGATTTTGGGAAG GTCATCTACACTCTATCTGCTCTGTCCTGGACCGAAATCGCCCAGAACAAGGGGATCGT GCCCTTCCCCATCGATGAGGACAGTGTGGGTGACGAAGACATTTACAGCGGCTTGTCGGACCAGAtcga CGACACGGTGGAGGAGGATGAGGACCTGTACGACTGTGTGGAGAATGAGGAGGCCGAGGGAGATGAAATCTACGAGGACCTCATGCGCACCGATCCGCTGCCCACGCCG CCCAAGATGACGGAATATGACAAGCGCTGCTGCTGCCTGCGGGAGATCCAGCAAACAGAGGAGAAATATACGGACACGCTGGCCTCCATCCAGCAG CATTTCCTGAAGCCCCTGCAGAGGTTCCTCAAACCACAGGACATCGAGATCATCTTTGTTAACATTGAG GACCTGCTCCGTGTGCACACCCACTTCCTAAAGGAGATGAAGGATGCTCTGGCTTCTCCGGCAGCTTCTAACTTGTACCAGGTCTTCATTAAatacaaggagag GTTCCTGGTCTATGGCCGTTACTGCAGTCAGGTTGAGTCGGCAAGCAAACACCTGGACCAGGTGGCCGCCGCCCGGGAGGACGTGCAGATGAAGCTGGAG gaATGCTCTCAGCGAGCCAACAACGGGAGATTCACTCTGCGGGATCTGCTCATGGTACCCATGCAGCGAGTCCTGAAATATCACCTCCTGCTCCAG GAGTTGGTCAAGCACACGCAGGACACCACGGAGAAGGAGAACCTGCGGCTGGCTCTGGACGCCATGAGG gaCCTGGCGCAGTGCGTGAACGAGGTCAAGCGTGACAACGAGACGCTGCGGCAGATCACCAACTTCCAGCTATCCATCGAGAACCTG gACCAGTCCCTGGCCCACTACGGCCGGCCCAAAATGGACGGTGAGCTCAAGATCACCTCGGTGGAGAGGCGCTCCAAGATGGACAG GTACGCCTTCCTGCTGGACAAGGCCCTGCTCATATGCAAGCGGCGCGGTGACTCCTACGACCTCAAGGACTTCGTGAACCTGCACAGCTTCCAGGTTCGCGACGACTCCTccggggagagagagaacaaaaag TGGAGTCACATGTTCCTCCTGATCGAGGACCAGGGGGCCCAGGGCTACGAGCTGTTCTTCAAGACCCGGGAGATGAAGAAGAAGTGGATGGAGCAGTTTGAAATGGCCAT TTCCAACATCTACCCCGAGAACGCCACAGCCAATGGGCACGACTTCCAGATGTTCTCCTTTGAGGAGACCACTTCCTGCAAGGCGTGCCAGATGCTACTGAG GGGCACCTTCTACCAGGGCTATCGCTGCCATCGCTGCCGGGCTCCTGCACACAAGGAGTGCCTGGGGAGAGTACCTCCCTGTGGCCGCCATGGACAAG ATTTTACTGGAACCCTGAAGAAG GACAAGCTACACCGCAGGGCGCAGGAGAAGAAGAGGAGTGAGCTGG GCCTACCCAAGATGGAAGTCTTCCAGGAGTACTTCGGGCTGCCCCCGCCCCCTGGAGCCTTCGGACCCTTCCTGCAGCTCGGCTTGGGGGACATCGTGGAGCTCACCAAGGCTGAGGCAGAGCAGAGCTGGTGGGAG GGCAGGAACACGGCGACCAACGAGGTTGGCTGGTTTCCTTGTAACAGAGTGAAGCCCTACGTGCAT GGCCCCCCTCAGGACCTGTCTGTCCATCTCTG GTACGCCGGCCCCATGGAGCGTGCGGGGGCCGAGAGCATCCTCACCAACCGCTCGGATGGGACCTTCCTGGTGCGGCAGAGGGTGAAGGACGCAGCCGAATTTGCCATCAGCATCAA GTGTAACGTCGAGGTGAAACACATCAAGATTATGACTGCGGAAGGACTGTACCGCATCACGGAGAAGAAGGCTTTCCGGGGGCTGACG GAGCTGGTGGAGTTTTACCAGAAGAACTCTCTGAAGGATTGCTTCAAGTCCCTAGACACCACCCTGCAGTTCCCCTTCAAGGAGCCTGAGAGGAGAGCCATCAGCAGGCCTCCAG CGGCCAACACCAAGTACTTCGGCACAGCCAAAGCCCGTTACGACTTCTGTGCCCGGGACCGGTCGGAGCTGTCCCTGAAGGAGGGTGACATCATTAAAATCCTCAACAAGAAGGGTCAACAGGGCTGGTGGCGTGGAGAGATCTACGGACGG ATTGGCTGGTTCCCTTCCAACTACGTGGAGGAAGACTATTCTGAGTACTGCTGA
- the LOC131479225 gene encoding SH2 domain-containing protein 3A-like, with the protein MHQPQDQENLAHQPWYHGHLSRQKAEVLLVHDGDFLVRDSGSRGGGHPVISCRWRGSVLHFEVFRITLRPRPGRPAALFQLEEEQFPSMPALVRSYMAGQRPLSQATGAVASRPVGRQGPLRRSFSEDTLGDSPAQTEPLRARKWSSSEPANLECTGHPRQDHPGPGASARSASTLPRTGSDPMLLKTPAALGIMADSLRASDGQLHAKAPSKPPRAPSLALPDAPYCELVPRIPNAKKQAPGQRCPEPEPRWWEAEEEEEEQDGSFVRPQAEVSFCVSANPSCLLGPRNRPLEPDVLRTLRGLFLKHHPRSTALHLLLQDCQATGLLGVTRAQRRAMGVASGLELLTLPHGHHLRLEVLERYETLALAGALAVLGCTGPLEERAAALKGLVELALELRPGAVGNLPGFAAVMSALLMPQVARLERTWRQLRRSHTESALAFEQELKPLMRALEEGAGPCEPGEVALPHVAPAVRLLEGEEEPAGPLEESCGRLLRTLQGARRVARDAPRYRRAAARRLRGFQPDPLLREAFTTSFVQRLLWGSRGARAPRRERLDKFQGVLRALSQRLEPDG; encoded by the exons ATGCACCAGCCTCAGGACCAAGAGAACCTCGCCCACCAGCCCTGGTACCACGGCCACCTGTCCCGCCAG AAGGCTGAAGTTCTTTTGGTGCACGATGGGGACTTCTTGGTGCGTGACTCTGGCTCCCGTGGTGGGGGTCACCCCGTGATCTCGTGCCGCTGGCGGGGCTCCGTCCTGCACTTCGAGGTGTTCCGCATCACCCTGCGCCCCCGACCTGGCCGGCCAGCAGCCCTCTTCCAGCTAGAAGAAGAACAGTTCCCCAGCATGCCAGCCCTGGTCCGCAGCTACATGGCCGGCCAGCGCCCACTGTCCCAAGCCACGGGGGCTGTGGCTTCCAGGCCCGTGGGTCGGCAGGGGCCACTCCGGCGCAGCTTCAGTGAGGACACCCTGGGGGACAGCCCAGCTCAGACAGAGCCACTAag ggccaggaagtggagcagcagcgagCCTGCCAACTTGGAATGTACTGGTCATCCGAGACAGGACCACCCTGGACCAG gagcctctgccaggtcagCGTCCACCCTGCCCCGGACAGGAAGCGACCCCATGTTGCTGAAGACCCCGGCTGCCCTGGGGATTATGGCCGACAGCCTCAGGGCTTCCGACGGGCAGCTTCACGCCAAGGCACCAAGCAAGCCCCCCCGGGCCCCCTCGCTGGCACTGCCCGATGCCCCTTACTGTGAGCTGGTACCCCGAATACCCAATGCCAAGAAACAGGCCCCTGGCCAAAGGTGCCCCGAGCCGGAGCCCCGATGGTGGGaggctgaggaagaggaggaggaacaagACGGATCTTTTGTAAGACCCCAAGCCGAGGTGTCCTTCTGTGTCTCCGCCaacccctcctgcctgctgggcccCCGGAACCGGCCCCTGGAGCCAGATGTCCTGCGCACTCTCCGGGGGCTGTTCCTCAAACATCACCCCAGGAGCACTGcgctccacctgctgctgcaggacTGCCAG GCCACAGGCCTCCTGGGCGTGACCCGAGCTCAGCGCCGCGCCATGGGTGTGGCCTCTGGCCTGGAGCTGCTCACGCTTCCCCACGGACATCACTTGAGGCTGGAGGTGTTGGAGAG GTACGAGACGCTGGCGCTGGCCGGGGCGCTGGCCGTGCTGGGCTGTACTGGACCGCTGGAGGAGCGCGCAGCGGCCCTGAAGGGCTTGGTGGAGCTGGCCTTGGAGCTGCGGCCAGGGGCGGTGGGGAACCTGCCCGGGTTTGCAGCCGTCATGAGCGCCCTGCTCATGCCCCAG GTGGCGAGGCTGGAGCGCACGTGGCGCCAACTGCGACGGAGCCACACGGAGTCTGCGCTGGCCTTCGAGCAGGAGCTGAAGCCGCTGATGCGGGCCCTGGAGGAGGGCGCAG GCCCCTGCGAGCCGGGCGAGGTGGCGCTGCCGCACGTGGCGCCCGCCGTGCGCCTGCTGGAGGGCGAGGAGGAGCCGGCGGGGCCGCTGGAGGAGAGCTGCGGGCGCCTGCTGCGCACCTTGCAAGGGGCGCGGCGGGTGGCCCGGGATGCGCCCAGGTACCGCCGGGCGGCAGCAAGGCGCCTGCGAG GATTCCAGCCGGACCCGCTGCTGAGGGAGGCCTTCACCACCAGCTTCGTGCAGCGGCTGCTGTGGGGGAGCCGGGGTGCTAGGGCTCCACGCAGGGAACGCCTGGACAAGTTCCAGGGGGTCCTCAGGGCCCTGTCACAGCGGCTGGAGCCGGATGGCTGA